CCTATGTCTGCGCCATGGGCGCCCGGCATCCGCACGCCAGCGACACGCCCCTGTCCCTAGAAACCTTCTGCGCGCTCGATCACGCGCTGGTCTCTTATTCCGGCGAGCGTTTTCGCGGCGTGACCGATGACGCGCTAGCCCGGATCGGCCGCGAGCGCCGCATCGTCCTGACCGTCACGAGTTTCCTTGTGCTGGCGGAAATCCTGCGGACCACGGATATCATCGCAATCATGCCGCGCCGGCTGGCTGCGGATAGCGAAGGGCTCGTAATCGTCGATCCGCCAATCGAAGTGCCCGGCTTCACCAAGGTCGCCCTCTGGCATGAACGCACCCATCGCAATGCCGCACACCGCTGGATACGCGCCCTGCTCTTTTCCGCACAAAAAAACGGCCCCATCACTGAGGCCGTTTAGGACTTGGGCGATGACAGCCCTAAGCGAGAGCCTTGAGTTGCATAACAGCCGGCGCACAATGCAGGTACTTTGGTACCTGCGAGAGCGACTGCGTATTAGGCGGCCTGGGATCGAAGCTTAGGCGTCGGTACGGACGCGCTTCTTGCGGAACGAAGGATTAAGTTCCTTCTTGCGCAGGCGGATCGACTTCGGCGTCACTTCGACCAGTTCATCGTCTTCGATATAGGCGATGGCCTGCTCCAGCGTCGGGCGACGCGGCGGGGTCAGGCGGATGGCTTCGTCCGTACCCGAGGCGCGGATGTTGGTCAGTTGCTTGGTCTTCATCGGGTTGACATCGAGATCGTCGAGACGCGAGTTCTCGCCGATGATCATACCCATATAGGTCTTTTCGTTGCCGCCCACGAACATGGTGCCGCGCTCTTCCAGCTTCCACAGCGCAAACGCCGCGGTTTCGCCGTCACCGTTCGAGATCAGCACGCCCTTGCGGTTCTGGTCGATGATGCCCTTGTAGCCTTCATAGTGCGAGAACACGCGGTTCAGCACGCCGGAGCCGCGCGTATCGGTCAGGAACTCGCCCTGATAACCGATCAGCGAGCGCGAAGGCGACTTCAGCGTGATGCGCGTCTTGCCGGCGCCCGAAGGCCCCATGTCCTTCAGTTCGGCCTTGCGGGCCGACAGCTTTTCGATGACCACGCCGGTGAACTCTTCGTCGACGTCGATCACGACGTCTTCGATCGGCTCCATCTTCTCACCGGTTTCCGGATCGATCTTGAAGACCACGCGCGGACGCGAGATGGCGACTTCAAAGCCTTCGCGGCGCATGTTTTCGATCAGAACGCCCAGTTGCAGTTCACCGCGGCCGGCCACTTCAAAAGCGTCCTTCTCGTCGGTTTCGGTCACGCGGATGGCGACGTTCAATTCAGCTTCCTTCAGCAGGCGCTCACGGATAACGCGCGACTGCACCTTGGTGCCTTCCTTGCCGGCCAGCGGCGAGTCGTTGACCGAAACGGTCATCGAGATCGTGGGCGGATCGATCGGTTGCGCCGGCAGCGCGTCGGTCAGGCTCATGTCGCACAGCGTATCGGCAACCGTCGCCTTGGAGAGACCGGCGATGGCGCAGATGTCACCGGCTTCGGTGCCTTCGTCGACCGGCTGGCGCTTCAGGCCGCGGAAGGCCAGCACCTTGGTGATGCGGCCGCGCTCGATTTCAACGCCGTCACGGTTCAGCGCCTTGATGGCCAGGCCTGGAACAGCCTTGCCCGAATTGACGCGGCCGGTCAGCACGCGACCGAGGAACGGATCGGATTCGATCAGAACGGCCAGCATCTGGAACGGCTTGTCCTTGTTTTCGATGACCTTCGGCTCAGGCACGTGCTCGACGATCAGGTCGAAGAGCGGCCCCAGGTTATCCGACGGCACGTTCATGTCCATCGTCGCCCAGCCGTTCTTGCCCGAAGCGTAGATGTGCGGGAAGTCGAGTTGCTCGTCGGTGGCGCCCATGATGGCGAACAGGTCGAAGGCTTCGTTGTGGACGCGATCCGGATCAGCGTGCGGACGGTCGACCTTGTTGATGCAGAGGATCGGACGCAGGCCCAGCTTCAGCGCCTTGCCGAGCACGAACTTGGTTTGCGGCATGACGCCTTCTTCGGCGTCGATCAGGATGACGCAGCCGTCCACCATCCCGAGGATGCGTTCGACTTCGCCGCCGAAGTCGGCGTGGCCCGGGGTGTCGATGATGTTGATGCGGGTTTCGCCGGCCTTGCCGTTCCACAGAACGGAGGTACACTTGGCGAGAATGGTGATGCCGCGCTCGCGTTCCTGGTCGTTTGAGTCCATAGCGCGCTCGACGGTGGCTTCGTTGGCGCGGAAGACGCCGGATTGCGCCAGCAGGGCGTCGACAAGAGTGGTCTTGCCATGGTCAACGTGGGCGATGATGGCGATGTTACGCAGGTTCATTCGGGGCCTTTTAAACGCGCAAAAGCCTCTCGACAGAGAGGCCGGAAGGGTTGATTCATTCGGAATTGCGCGCTCTATAACCGAATCCGGCGCAAAAGGCTAGTGCAGCCGGTGGATTATTTTCGCGGGTGCGAAAAGCTCATACGCGCACAGAACCCGATGCTCGCATGACATCATTACAAATGAACACCCCCGCACCACTGCAATAAAACTTATGGGCGTATAGTCTAAGCGTTCACCTTGCTCCGGCGGGCTTAAGATAGCGGCTTCTTATAAAGATGCAGAAAGCGCCCGTTCCTATGCAAAACCACGCCACCCGCGTACTTGTTGTCGATGACAACTATCCGTCCGCCATGACCCTCACCTGGGCCATGGAAGGCAACGGCCACAATGTTCGCACCTGCCACAATGGCCGGGATGCCGTTGAAATGGCCCTGAGCTTTCATCCGGAGGTCGTTCTTCTGGATATCGGCATGCCGGTTATGAACGGTCTGGAGGCGTGCCGCGCCCTGCGGCAGCAGCCGCATATGAATGACGCCATGATCATTGCGCAGACGGCCTGGGACGATGCCGGCATGCGGGGGGAAACCCTTGCCGCCGGCTTCAATTTTCATCTGGTCAAGCCCATAGATCTGGCTGAGGTCGAGCGCCTCGTCCTCACCACCCATCACCCTTAGACGACCCGCCTTCAACCTATACAAGAATTAGATTTCGTATTATCATCAAAAAACATGCGCGGATTGGATATCGCAAGCCCGTTTTGAGCGCAGGCCCTTCCCTGAAATTCGACCTGAACAGCCCCCGCAGCAGATCGGGATCACGGGTCGCTGTGGAAAGATATCCTGAATGCGCCTCGCCCAGTTTATCCGCGACAACATAGAGCTCATCGTGGGTGAATGGGAGGCCTTCGCCCGGAGCCTTGTACCGGAGTCCGACTATATGGGCCCCTTGGCCCTGCGCAACCATATCCACCAGATTCTGGCTTTCGTGACGGCCGATATCGAGTCCGCCCAGACCGATGCTGAACAGGTGCGCAAATCGCATGGCGAAAAGCCCGAAAGCCTCTATCCCAGCGCCGCGGAAGTCCATGCGTCCTTACGCTATGACGGCGGCTTCAACATGGACCAGATGGTCTCGGAATACCGCTCCCTACGCGCCAGCGTCATCAAGCTGTGGCAAGCCGCCGGCCCGGAATCCGGCATCGAGGACATGCGCGACCTGATCCGCTTCAACGAGGCGATCGACCAGGCGCTGACCGAGTCCATCTGCGACTACACCAAGAAGATGGATCTCTCCCGCAACCTGTTCCTCGGCATTCTCAGCCACGATCTGCGCAATCCGCTCGGCGCCATCTCGATGTCGGCCCAGCTCACCATGAAAATCGGCGCCTTGAGCGAACGCCAGACCATGCTCCAGTCGCAGATTTCCGACAGTTCGTCCCGCGCTACCGCGATTGTCTCAAGCCTGCTCGACCTGACCCGCGCGCGGCTGGGCTCCGGCCTGCCGATCCTGCGCGAAGCGATGGATATCGGCTTCATCAGCAACCAGTTGGTCGATGAAATGCGCGTGCTGCACCCCAACCGCGATTTCGTGCTGACCGTTTCGGGCGATACCACCGGCGACTGGGACAAGGCGCGCATCGGCCAGGTGTTTTCCAACCTGCTGGGCAACGCCGTCCAGTATGGCTTTCGCGGCGCGCCGATCACCATCCGGGTCGAGGGCATGCCGCGCGAGGTGGTCTTGAGCGTCCATAACGAAGGCGTTCCGATCAGTGAGGACGCCATCGGCACCATTTTCAACGCCCTGACCCGTGCGCCCGCCGTTGCTGACGACACCCAGCGCACGCCCCTCACCAATCTGGGTCTGGGCCTCTATATCTCCAAGGAAATCGTCACGGCGCATGGCGGCAAGATCTGGGTGACCTCGTCCGAACGCGAAGGCACCACGTTTACGGCCTCCTTCCCGCGCACCGTGAAGACGCCGGAATGACGGATGAAGATGGGGTGCGTTAGCTTAACTTCATAATTAAACGGCTTTAAGCAAGAAACCCCACCACCAACGCGCAAGCGCGCGTCGGTCCCCCTCCCCGGCATAGCCAGGGAGGTATAAGGCAGAAGACAGGCGCTTAACCTTATACCTCGCCAGCTTTGATGGGGAGGGGGACCGCACGAGGCCGAAGGCCGATCGGATCGCCGATGCGAATGTGGTGGTGGGGTTTCTGGCTGTCTTTCATCATACGGAAAGATGCCCCCTCCGTCAGCGACACCAGCCCTGCGCGCTTCGCTTGCTCGACACCTTCCCTCACAACGAAGTTGCCGCTTTGCAGGGGAGGATAAACAAAAATATCCCCCCCCATCATCCGGCCTCATCATAGCCCGATGGACAGCTCTGCCGATCCGGCGACACAGACGAAGGATGATGCAACGGCGCTGGCCACGCGCCGGCTGACCCTTCGCGCCTATGCCGATCATATCGCGCAGGTGATCGAGGGCATGGACCTGCCTGAAAGCTTTCTGGAGGCCGAACGCGCCGCGCGCGCCGTCACCGTGGCCGACCGCATGGTCCAGCAACTGCCCCTGACCGACACCGACAGCACAACCGACACCGGCGTCATCAAGCCGCCGCGCCAGCGCCTGCGCGTCTTCGCCGACCAGTTGATCAAGGTCATCGGCCATATCCCCGATCCGGACAATTTTCTGGAATGCGAACGCGCCGGCCGCTGCGTGCTGGCCACCGACCGCATGCTCTGCCAGCTCTACGAAGCGCCGCAAACCCACACAGGCGCCAAGACAAAAGGCCACGGCGCGCGCGATACCGACGACGAGGACGAATACGAAAGCGCCGACGGATCGGATAACGAATGGGGTGCGGCCTTCCTTGCCAAGGTCGAGCGCATGACGAGGCTCCACGCCGAAAACTGCGGCATCTGGCCCGACGGCACGCCGTGCGCCAAAGGCGAACCGGAGCCGGACTATCCGTGGGACGCCCCCGACCGCATCACCCTGACCCGCTGCCGGAGCGAGGAAGCCACCCAGAAGGACAAGGACCGCTGGCCGGCCATCCTGATCATCAGCCGCGTCAACGCCGTCACCCGCGCCATGGCCCGCCGTGACGGCCACTGGCCCGACCGGTCGCCCTTTGACGAAAACGACCCG
The window above is part of the Asticcacaulis sp. MM231 genome. Proteins encoded here:
- the typA gene encoding translational GTPase TypA, with the protein product MNLRNIAIIAHVDHGKTTLVDALLAQSGVFRANEATVERAMDSNDQERERGITILAKCTSVLWNGKAGETRINIIDTPGHADFGGEVERILGMVDGCVILIDAEEGVMPQTKFVLGKALKLGLRPILCINKVDRPHADPDRVHNEAFDLFAIMGATDEQLDFPHIYASGKNGWATMDMNVPSDNLGPLFDLIVEHVPEPKVIENKDKPFQMLAVLIESDPFLGRVLTGRVNSGKAVPGLAIKALNRDGVEIERGRITKVLAFRGLKRQPVDEGTEAGDICAIAGLSKATVADTLCDMSLTDALPAQPIDPPTISMTVSVNDSPLAGKEGTKVQSRVIRERLLKEAELNVAIRVTETDEKDAFEVAGRGELQLGVLIENMRREGFEVAISRPRVVFKIDPETGEKMEPIEDVVIDVDEEFTGVVIEKLSARKAELKDMGPSGAGKTRITLKSPSRSLIGYQGEFLTDTRGSGVLNRVFSHYEGYKGIIDQNRKGVLISNGDGETAAFALWKLEERGTMFVGGNEKTYMGMIIGENSRLDDLDVNPMKTKQLTNIRASGTDEAIRLTPPRRPTLEQAIAYIEDDELVEVTPKSIRLRKKELNPSFRKKRVRTDA
- a CDS encoding response regulator, whose translation is MQNHATRVLVVDDNYPSAMTLTWAMEGNGHNVRTCHNGRDAVEMALSFHPEVVLLDIGMPVMNGLEACRALRQQPHMNDAMIIAQTAWDDAGMRGETLAAGFNFHLVKPIDLAEVERLVLTTHHP
- a CDS encoding HAMP domain-containing sensor histidine kinase; amino-acid sequence: MRLAQFIRDNIELIVGEWEAFARSLVPESDYMGPLALRNHIHQILAFVTADIESAQTDAEQVRKSHGEKPESLYPSAAEVHASLRYDGGFNMDQMVSEYRSLRASVIKLWQAAGPESGIEDMRDLIRFNEAIDQALTESICDYTKKMDLSRNLFLGILSHDLRNPLGAISMSAQLTMKIGALSERQTMLQSQISDSSSRATAIVSSLLDLTRARLGSGLPILREAMDIGFISNQLVDEMRVLHPNRDFVLTVSGDTTGDWDKARIGQVFSNLLGNAVQYGFRGAPITIRVEGMPREVVLSVHNEGVPISEDAIGTIFNALTRAPAVADDTQRTPLTNLGLGLYISKEIVTAHGGKIWVTSSEREGTTFTASFPRTVKTPE